A stretch of Acropora palmata chromosome 9, jaAcrPala1.3, whole genome shotgun sequence DNA encodes these proteins:
- the LOC141892188 gene encoding uncharacterized protein LOC141892188 — MSFEEGGDLASFAAIAESTIASKEDEPTELAPKGEEDGQSSKEEEGATNESGIDDTKNEKNAEEASCNTEAISETDGTSVQLTSEQERTYANLQPIFLAMEMGQDAVQVNQTEEQQHQEGTTEEMEQRQTAFIATTSEFTNTTQAASMLLSNVTTTGAEPPASLASILQDVVSGMQSSSGSVPAAIITDPSSSSGSFLIVNQNGVPIVRPVLVSNLPGGGVGASGAVSVSAETLQVLTAGLQAVDDGTAGSAQETVAVDVGASTEGTSAGGELSVEATVDIGGDTVTLVGGTQAVTQAVGDATTGLEGAHEETAAMQKPVATRTPTGKRKLSDGPRVCEQCNKSFKYPSDLKKHLQIHTDIKKFKCDDCGRFFRRLHQLNVHQRIHSGEKPYVCNRCGMAFRHDSTVTMHIRTRHDHLRPFKCDECGSLFGRLSHLKKHIRKVCGDNKNKEKPIAQCRFCDVTFPTKGDLRKHLLNCEKKEAKVKAKEVTLHICETCNKEFASPYNLRRHQLTHTDEKPYQCDVCNRQFKEKSSLTKHIKRKHTGVDQGSQTDETGEQEDGYVNVDVIAESAAASGVTMETEETVEAGIAGESVEEASTVDASSLMSEGQGNAEQVTEVVQASGEVEMATVELSLANAAAAAAASSHSHDASALQAAVEALVSASQHQMPGAQEAMEEEEDSSSGKEIFDGVTSQDAEGAAALMAVYVPEVKQTEVNLQVEYVQTTEEDQEMVDEEEN; from the exons ATGTCTTTTGAAGAGGGAGGAGATCTAGCATCCTTTGCTGCTATTGCTGAATCGACAATCGCCAGTAAAGAAG ATGAACCCACTGAATTGGCTCCAAAGGGAGAGGAAGATGGACAGTCTTCAAAGGAAGAGGAAGGTGCAACCAATGAAAGCGGCATAGATGAtacaaaaaatgagaaaaatgcAGAGGAAGCTTCATGTAACACTGAGGCTATTTCAGAAACAGATGGAACTTCTGTGCAACTAACCAGTGAACAGGAACGCACATATGCTAATCTTCAGCCAATTTTCTTAGCCATGGAAATGGGACAAGATGCAGTTCAGGTTAACCAAACAGAGGAGCAACAGCATCAAGAGGGTACAACTGAAGAAATGGAGCAGCGACAAACAGCCTTTATTGCCACAACCAGCGAGTTTACAAACACAACCCAAGCTGCTAGCATGCTACTCAGTAATGTAACCACCACAGGTGCTGAGCCACCAGCCTCTTTAGCTTCAATTCTTCAAGATGTTGTGTCTGGCATGCAGAGCAGTTCAGGATCTGTTCCAGCAGCAATTATTACAGATCCTAGCTCAAGCAGTGGCTCCTTTCTGATTGTTAATCAAAATGGAGTTCCTATAGTTCGTCCTGTGCTTGTGTCAAATCTGCCTGGTGGAGGAGTTGGTGCAAGTGGGGCAGTCAGTGTTTCGGCCGAAACTCTTCAGGTGTTGACAGCAGGTCTTCAGGCTGTTGATGATGGAACAGCTGGCAGTGCTCAAGAAACAGTGGCAGTTGACGTTGGTGCTTCCACCGAGG GTACAAGTGCTGGCGGAGAGTTGTCTGTGGAGGCCACTGTTGATATTGGTGGTGATACAGTTACCTTGGTTGGTGGTACTCAAGCTGTGACACAGGCTGTTGGTGATGCTACAACTGGATTAGAAGGAGCACATGAGGAAACAGCTGCTATGCAAA aACCCGTTGCTACCAGGACTCCAACAGGAAAAAGGAAGCTAAGTGATGGTCCAAGGGTTTGTGAACAGTGTAACAAAAGTTTCAagtatccatctgatttgaaGAAGCACTTGCAGATTCACACAG ACATTAAAAAGTTCAAGTGCGATGACTGTGGTCGTTTCTTCCGCCGCTTGCATCAGTTAAATGTACATCAGAGGATTCATTCAGGCGAGAAGCCCTACGTTTGTAACAG GTGTGGCATGGCTTTCCGTCATGACTCCACTGTCACTATGCACATCAGAACTCGTCACGATCACCTCCGACCCTTCAAGTGTGACGAATGCGGTAGTCTGTTCGGACGGCTCTCGCACTTGAAGAAACACATCCGTAAAGTGTGTGGGGACAATAAAAACAAGGAGAAGCCCATAGCTCAGTGCCGCTTCTGCGATGTTACCTTCCCCACCAAGGGAGACCTAAGGAAACATTTGTTGAACTGCGAGAAGAAAG AAGCCAAAGTGAAAGCCAAAGAAGTTACCCTGCACATCTGTGAAACTTGCAACAAGGAGTTCGCTAGCCCGTACAACTTGCGACGTCACCAGCTGACTCACACAGACGAAAAACCTTATCAGTGTGACGTCTGCAACCGACAATTCAAAGAGAAGTCCTCACTCACAAAGCACATCAAACGCAAACACACCGGGGTGGACCAAGGAAGTCAAACAGATGAGACCGGGGAACAGGAAGATGGATACGTGAACGTTGACGTCATAGCCGAATCGGCGGCAGCAAGTGGCGTTACTATGGAAACGGAGGAAACTGTTGAAGCAGGTATTGCTGGGGAGAGTGTGGAAGAAGCATCCACTGTGGATGCCAGTTCTCTGATGAGTGAAGGCCAAGGTAATGCGGAGCAGGTGACCGAGGTGGTACAAGCTAGCGGTGAAGTAGAGATGGCGACAGTGGAGCTCAGTTTAGCAAATGCTGCGGCTGCGGCTGCTGCCTCAAGTCATTCCCATGACGCTTCCGCATTGCAGGCTGCAGTGGAAGCGTTGGTGTCAGCTAGTCAGCATCAGATGCCTGGAGCTCAAGAAGCCATGGAGGAAGAGGAAGACTCTTCCTCTGGCAAGGAGATTTTTGATGGTGTGACATCCCAGGATGCAGAGGGAGCAGCTGCTCTAATGGCAGTCTACGTTCCCGAAGTGAAGCAAACGGAAGTGAATCTGCAGGTGGAATACGTGCAGACCACTGAAGAAGATCAAGAGATGGTGGACGAAGAGGAAAATTAA